Proteins from a single region of Macrotis lagotis isolate mMagLag1 chromosome 2, bilby.v1.9.chrom.fasta, whole genome shotgun sequence:
- the LOC141512294 gene encoding class I histocompatibility antigen, Gogo-OKO alpha chain-like: MGSALLSLLLLGTLVLPETWAVSGSHSLKYFSTGWAGPEVGKPKFIAVGYVDDRQILRFDGDDSPDRVEWIKQAVRAQPEFWDQEMRIHRGHAQNSQVCLEALGAFYNQSQGGTHTYQYISGCEVSPDGRFQRGFYQTAYDGEDYITLDTETWTWRPWVHRAEKTKSYWEATREAERQKVYLEEECVMWLQKYLKMGLGALTRTDPPSARVTRHTTPHGEGTLRCRVQDFYPAEISLTWLRDGEELLQDIEFIETRPGGDGTFQKWAAVKVPRGQEGRYICRIQHEGLAEPLTLKWEHPSSSTGIAVRVLAGVLLLLTAIIPGAVIWRKKNSGGTGGAYDLASTTGETLRVLEQEGGAVKHRGQSMSAWEEDLMGERHQQ; this comes from the exons ATGGGCAGCGCCCTGCTCTCTCTCCTTCTGTTGGGGACGCTGGTCCTGCCAGAGACCTGGGCAg TCTCAGGCTCTCACTCCTTAAAGTATTTCTCCACCGGCTGGGCTGGGCCCGAGGTTGGGAAGCCCAAGTTCATTGCTGTGGGCTACGTGGATGACCGTCAGATCCTGCGCTTCGACGGCGATGACAGCCCAGATCGGGTGGAGTGGATCAAGCAGGCGGTCCGGGCGCAGCCGGAGTTCTGGGACCAGGAGATGCGGATCCACCGGGGCCACGCACAGAACAGCCAAGTGTGCCTGGAAGCCCTGGGCGCTTTCTACAACCAGAGCCAGGGCG GCACCCACACCTACCAGTACATCTCCGGCTGTGAGGTCTCCCCGGATGGCCGCTTCCAGCGAGGGTTTTACCAAACGGCGTACGACGGGGAGGACTACATCACTCTGGACACGGAGACTTGGACGTGGAGGCCGTGGGTGCACCGGGCGGAGAAGACCAAGAGCTACTGGGAGGCAACGAGGGAAGCGGAGAGACAAAAAGTCTACCTGGAGGAGGAGTGTGTGATGTGGCTGCAGAAGTACCTGAAGATGGGCCTGGGGGCGCTGACCAGGACAG ATCCGCCCTCTGCCCGAGTGACCCGCCACACTACCCCTCATGGGGAGGGGACCCTGAGGTGCCGTGTCCAGGATTTTTACCCTGCGGAGATCTCTCTGACTTGGCTGAGGGATGGGGAGGAACTACTTCAAGACATCGAATTCATTGAGACTAGGCCCGGGGGAGATGGGACCTTCCAGAAATGGGCAGCTGTGAAGGTGCCCAGGGGCCAGGAAGGGAGATACATCTGCCGAATTCAACATGAGGGTCTGGCTGAGCCCCTCACCCTGAAATGGG agcaCCCATCTTCCTCCACTGGGATTGCTGTGAGGGTCCTTGCTGGGGTCCTCCTCCTGCTCACTGCCATCATTCCTGGAGCTGTGATTTGGAGGAAAAAGAATTCAG gtggAACAGGAGGGGCCTATGATCTCGCTTCAA CCACAGGTGAGACCCTGAGGGTCCTGGAACAAGAGGGAGGTGCTGTTAAGCACAGAGGACAATCTATGAGTGCTTGGGAAGAGGATCTGATGGGTG AGAGACACCAGCAGTAA